In Porites lutea chromosome 7, jaPorLute2.1, whole genome shotgun sequence, a single window of DNA contains:
- the LOC140944757 gene encoding uncharacterized protein, translating to MFSTLIHWFVFFQTLSEVLCVSTFITELDSEFRQDIFTEDDYHYLNVPVVGSFTVENTFDCTLKCLRNPCCFSVNLAAYRGANGKIWCELLSSEKYSNPEKYKRNQTSHHLSTILETSAGTHSTCCSGHPCAQNSRHLNCPCKKDFIGASCQTKAIKSCQDWYHYNSDKSSNTQVITIIFDSEPTSVLCHMGDFGCGVGGWTPVMKIDGNKQTFNYGSTLWSNNETFNLDGGKTGFDSQETKLPSYWNTSFSKICLGMKIGQQIKFIVINKQANSLYSLIADGQYRNTSLGRDTWKSLIGFNASLQKNCNKEGFNAVCSNLGYSKARIGIISNDEDACISCGSRIGFGTGGYPDKSSSCGNEASTSVPDNGEKHIKTMGYILVQ from the exons ATGTTTTCAACATTAATCCATTGGTTTGTCTTCTTCCAAACTTTGTCCGAAGTTTTATGTGTCTCAACTTTCATCACAG agtTAGACTCTGAATTTCGCCAAGATATTTTCACAGAAGACGATTATCATTATTTGAATGTTCCTGTGGTTGGATCATTCACAGTGGAAAACACCTTTGACTGTACGTTGAAGTGCCTTAGAAATCCTTGTTGCTTTTCTGTTAATCTGGCCGCCTACAGAGGAGCCAATGGAAAGATATGGTGCGAGTTGTTGTCCTCTGAAAAGTACAGCAACCCCGAGAAGTATAAAAGAAACCAAACCTCGCATCACTTAAGTACCATCCTAGAG ACCTCAGCCGGTACTCACTCGACATGTTGCAGCGGACATCCTTGTGCGCAAAATTCCAGACATCTCAACTGCCCTTGTAAGAAGGACTTTATTGGAGCATCTTGCCAAACTAAAG CGATCAAGTCATGTCAAGATTGGTATCACTATAACTCAGACAA GTCAAGCAATACTCAGGTGATTACGATTATCTTTGACTCAGAGCCAACATCTGTTCTCTGTCACATGGGAGATTTTGGATGTGGGGTTGGAGGATGGACACCGGTCATGAAGATTGATGGcaacaag CAAACTTTTAACTACGGTTCCACTCTCTGGAGCAACAACGAAACCTTTAACCTTGACGGAGGGAAGACTGGGTTTGACTCACAGGAGACCAAACTTCCCTCTTACTGGAACACATCCTTCTCCAAGATCTGCCTCGGTATGAAGATCGGCCAGCAGATCAAGTTTATTGTCATCAACAAGCAGGCGAATTCCTTGTACTCTCTGATCGCTGATGGACAATACCGCAACACCTCACTGGGTCGTGACACGTGGAAGTCACTGATTGGTTTTAATGCCTCCTTGCAGAAAAACTGTAACAAGGAAGGGTTCAATGCTGTTTGTAGTAATCTTGGTTATTCCAAAGCAAGAATCGGTATCATTAGTAACGACGAAGACGCATGCATCTCTTGTGGCTCTAGAATTGGATTTGGTACTGGAGGATATCCTGATAAGAGCAGCTCATGTGGAAACGAGGCTAGTACATCTGTCCCAGATAATGGCGAAAAGCATATTAAGACAATGGGATATATTTTGGTGCAGTAA